From Dreissena polymorpha isolate Duluth1 chromosome 15, UMN_Dpol_1.0, whole genome shotgun sequence, a single genomic window includes:
- the LOC127859636 gene encoding uncharacterized protein LOC127859636: MDKDTGKKERSPRGKQPAKGQPAKMRGADSSIQPRQASSSPESRQPSPSPEPRQPSPSPESRQPSPSAEPRQPSPSPEPLPPTTERSPRGKQPAKGQPAKMRRADSSIQPRQASSSPESRQPSPSPEPRQPSPTQAK, encoded by the exons ATGGATAAGGACACAGGAAAGAAG GAAAGGTCGCCTAGAGGAAAGCAGCCTGCGAAGGGCCAGCCGGCCAAGATGAGGGGGGCAGATAGCTCCATCCAGCCCCGGCAGGCAAGCTCTAGCCCGGAGTCCCGGCAGCCAAGCCCTAGCCCGGAGCCTCGGCAGCCAAGCCCTAGCCCGGAGTCCCGGCAGCCAAGCCCTAGCGCGGAGCCCCGGCAGCCAAGCCCTAGCCCGGAGCCCCTGCCTCCTACCACA GAAAGGTCGCCTCGAGGAAAGCAGCCTGCGAAGGGCCAGCCGGCCAAGATGAGGAGGGCAGATAGTTCCATCCAGCCCCGGCAGGCAAGCTCTAGCCCGGAGTCCCGGCAGCCAAGCCCTAGCCCGGAGCCCCGGCAGCCAAGCCCTACCCAGGCGAAATGA
- the LOC127859838 gene encoding A disintegrin and metalloproteinase with thrombospondin motifs adt-1-like: MSRDLGLLVFLTCCLVTLVTCDFACLCTYAVETEVHAAKDSASTLLDGRWTLWSQWSICSVTCGGGFYQRSRECSNPTPSPYGQQCIGQSMDVSVFQTQLCPQTDGGRTYWTVWSTCSAMCGGGSRQRYRECTNLPATNNGAPCHWSSVDIGVCNDNTCALQARLVSGRLGELFVMTASTSMQLVLPVGCSGILYDLVCQGYERTLLECRHSAVSQHTCGHSEDVGVSC; the protein is encoded by the exons ATGTCTCGGGACTTGGGACTACTAGTGTTCCTCACGTGCTGTCTTGTCACACTGGTCACGTGCGACTTCGCGTGTTTGTGCACGTATGCTGTAGAAACCGAGGTTCACGCAGCGAAAGATTCAGCTTCAACATTACTTG ACGGAAGATGGACACTGTGGTCCCAATGGAGCATTTGTTCTGTGACATGCGGCGGGGGATTTTATCAGCGTAGCCGTGAGTGTTCAAATCCGACACCCTCCCCGTATGGACAACAATGCATAGGACAAAGTATGGACGTTAGTGTCTTCCAAACCCAGCTATGCCCACAAACAG ACGGTGGCAGGACATATTGGACTGTATGGAGTACCTGCAGCGCCATGTGTGGGGGCGGAAGTCGTCAGCGGTACCGAGAATGCACCAACCTACCGGCAACAAATAACGGGGCGCCCTGTCATTGGTCAAGTGTGGATATTGGCGTGTGCAATGACAATACGTGCGCTTTACAAG CTCGACTTGTATCTGGTCGCCTTGGGGAACTGTTTGTGATGACAGCTTCGACGTCAATGCAGCTCGTGTTGCCTGTCGGATGCTCGGGTATTCTGT ACGACCTCGTATGCCAGGGGTATGAAAGAACCTTGCTTGAATGCCGCCATTCTGCAGTATCTCAACATACCTGTGGACATTCAGAGGACGTAGGTGTGTCTTGTTGA